The segment GCGTGACCTGTCCGGCGCTGACGGCGCAATCCGAACTCGGACCGATCATCACGGAATTCATGCAGCGTTATCCCGAGGTGCAGCTTTCGCTGCTGGCCACGGACCGCATGGTGAACCTGATCGACGAAGGGATCGACGTGGCGATCCGTTTCCGGATCCAGCCGCTGGAGGACTCGAGCCTCGTCGCGCGGACCCTGGGCCAGAGCCGTACCTACCTGGTCGCGCAGCCCGCCTTTCTCGATCGACACGGCCGGCCGGGACAACCCGGCGACCTGGCGCGATTCGCCAGCGTGGCGAAAAGCCGCCATGACACAGGGTATGCCTGGAATCTCACCAACGCGGCGGGGGAAACCGCCGTCGTCCCGTACCGACCCCGCCTCGACTCGACCGACTGGCTGGTGCTCCGGCAGGCCGTCCTGGACGGGCTCGGGATCGGTGCGATCCCGGACGAACTCTGCCAGCAGGATATCGAAGCCGGACGACTGGAGATCGTGTTGCCGGATTGGCATCCGCCCGGCGACAGCCTGCACATCGTCTACATCTCCCGGCGCGGACTCCTCCCCGCCGTGCGCACGTTCATCGACCACGCGGCGGAGCGCCTGGCGGAGCTGTGCGATCAGTGAGTTCCCGCCATGCCACGTTGCTGCTGCCGGCGCATGGCTTGCCGCCCTTCGACACGGCTCAAAAATAGGGACAGATTTATTTTCTCCCCTGGGATGGCATCAGGAATCCCTTCCGTTCAAGCTTCGGCAAGCGTCTTCAGTCTGGCGAGACCGTCCTCGAAGTCCTTGCCGATCAGTGCATCCATGTCGAAGAACAGGCCCATGAGTTTCGACACATAGGGGCTGGGACCGTGGATGGACCAGACGACGTTCGTCGACCCTCCCTCCGGCCGTAGCGCGAATTCCACGATGTTATGCGCCTCGAAGGGCTTTATGAAATCGAGCCGGATGACCAGCCGGGACGGCGGGACGGTCTCGATGATCTCCATGCTCCCCTGGCCCACATCGTCGTTACCGTCCCAGGCGTATACCGCGCCCGTACCGCGCGCCGCGCCGCTGTGCGTTCGCTTCATGGCGGGATCTTTTCTCTCCCAGGGCGACCAGGCCGCCCATTGGTGCAGATCCTCGAGGTGCGTGAAAATCTCCTCCGGCGGCGCCCCGATCACCGCGCTGCGTTCGACGCGGAAGCTGTCGGGCCTGGTCGCGGCGTAGACCAGGATGATGACGATAAGAACACCTATGGCAAGGGCGATTTTTTTGAGCATGGCGACCTCCCTCCTCTAATCGGACAACTTGCAGTGGCAACCCCGCGCATTAAACGCTCACACCGTCTCGATCGCCGCCTCCCGCGCAGCCCCCTTCACCCCGGCGCGCAGCAGTATCAGGCCGATAACGGCCGCCATGGCCGCGAAGACCGCACCGACGGCGAAGGCAAGCTGGTAGCCTCCGTTGAGCGCGGTCAGTGCATCCCTACCCGTCGCGAGCAGATTTTCCGTGCGGGCGGCGGACAGGCTGACCAGCACCGCGAGACCGAGCGCGCCTCCCATCATGAAAGCGGTATTGACCACACCGGAGGCAAGCCCTGCTTCATCCGGCGGCACGTCGTTCATGGCGGCGAACAGCATCGGGTTGAACGCCATGCCGGCGCCGAGGCCCAGCAACAGCATGCCGGGCAGCACGTGGATCAGGAACTCGCCGCCGACCGGTGCAAAGGCGAACAGCACCAGACCGAAAGTGGCCACCAGCAGGCCAGCCGCGAGCGGGAGGCGGATGCCGAAGCGCAGCACCATCTTCGCGGACAGCCCGAGCGAAAACGCCGCCATGATCAGGTTTGCCGGCAGGAACGCCAACCCGACCTGCAGTGGGCTGTAACCAAGCACCAGCTGCATGTACAGCGCGGAAACGAAGAACCAGGCGAACATGGCCGCCGCCCACAGCACGCCCACCAGGTTCGCGGTGGCGACGTTGCGTAACCGGAACAAGCCGAGCGGCATCAGTGGCGACTGCACCCTGGCCTCGATCCACAGAAACAGGGACAGCAGCAGGGCCGCGACGGCAAACATGCCGAGCGTGCGAACGGAAAGCCAACCGGCCTCATTACCGTTCACGACGGCATAGACCGCCAGCATCAGCGCGGCGGTCACCGTCACCGCACCGGCTATGTCGAGACGTGCGCCGGCGGCCGTCGCGCGATCCGCCGGTATCAGCAGCAGGCACAATACGAACACCAGCAGACCGACGGGAATGTTGACCAGGAAGATCCAGTGCCAGTCGAAGGCGTCCGTGAGTATCCCGCCCAGCAGCACCCCGATACTGCCGCCCCCGGCCATGACGAAGCCGAAGACACCCATCGCCTTCGCGCGCGCATCCGGTTCCGTGAACAGGCTGATGATCAGGGACAGCGCGACCGCCGAGACCACGGCACCACCCAGTCCCTGGATCGCGCGGGCGGCAATCAGCATCTGCTGTGAGCCGGCAAGCCCGCAGGCAAGCGAGGCCAGCGTGAAAAAGACGATGCCGCCCAGAAACAGCCGGCGATAGCCGAACAGATCACCCAGCCGTCCACCCAGCAGCAGGAAACCGCCGAAGGTGAGCAGATAGGCATTGACGACCCAGACCAGCGTGGTCTCGGAAAAGGCGAGGTGCTCCCGGATCGACGGCAGCGCGACGTTGACGATCGTCATGTCCAGCACGATCATCAGGTCCCCGAGGCAGAGCACGACGAGCGCCCACCAGCGTTTTCTGTTGTCGAGAATATCGGTCATGGGGATGTGTACGGGATTTTTTTCGTCGATGCGGAGCACGTCAGGTAGGCATCCGCGCCAGATGATCGGCGAACCGGTCCGGCGTCTGCAGATCGCCCCCGATGGCGTTGTACTGCCCGACCACCGGATCGCGCTCTTCCGGCGCATCGAACACCACGCGTTCGGGTACGACGAACTCACGGAACACACCGCTGTCCGGGCAAAAGTAAACTATAACTGCTCCGCAGGACTGTCAAGCATCGCGCCGACGCCTTCAGGCTCGACCACCACCGAGGCGACCGGGTTGACGATGTCAAGCTCCGGCAGGATTATAGGCGAACCGGCATCCTGACTTGCCGGTCGATCCGGAGGGAAACGATATGACCACGATCACAGGCATCTCCGGCAGTCTGCGTGCCGGCTCCTACAACGCGGCGCTGCTGCGCGCCGCGGCACGGCTGATGCCTGCGGAATCCCGCCTGGACATCGCGAGCATCAAGGGCATTCCGCTCTATGACGGTGATATCGAAGCCACGGAGGGCATTCCCGCACCGGTCGCCGCACTGAAGGAGCGCGTCGTCGCCGGTGACGGGCTGCTGCTGGTCACGCCCGAGTACAACCATTCGATACCCGGCGTATTCAAGAACGCGATCGACTGGCTTTCCCGGCCCTCGTCCGACATCCCCCGGGTGTTCAATGGCCGCCCGGTCGCAATCATCGGGGCCTCTCCGGGGGGCTTCGGGACCATCCTCTCCCAGAATGCCTGGCTCCCCGTGATACGCACCCTGGGCATGCGCCCCTGGTACGGCGCGCGTCTGCTGGTATCGCACGCCGCCGGCGTATTCAACGAGACGGGCGACATGATCGACGACAAGATGCGGGAGCAATTGAGGAAGTTCATGCAGGAATTCGTCGCCTTCGTTCGATCGTGAGTGAAGGCGTACCCTGTCGCGGCGCAGGGACGCCCAAAGCGCCGGACGGCTGCCCCGCGTGGTTGGAAATCGAGCGCTCTTGTGCGAGGATATCGGGCCTGCAGCAGGACAGTATTCGGTCCGGCTCCGGACTCACCCGCGTACCCTCACAAGGAGCATGCCCATGAAATCCCGCGTCGTGATTGCCCTTCTCGCTGTCGGATCCCTATCCCTGATCGGCACACTGGCCTGGGGGGCCACACCCGCGCCCGCCGGGGCGGAGGTTTACATCATCTCACCCGAGGACGGAGCAACGGTGACCAGTCCCGTCACGGTACGCTTCGGCGCCCGCGGGGTCGGGGTCGCGCCGGCCGGCGTGGCCAGGGAGAACACGGGACACCATCATCTGGTCATCGATTCGGATCTGCCGCCGCTCGATCAGCCAATCCCCAAGGACGACCGCCATATCCACTTCGGCGGTGGCCAGACCGAGACCCGAATAGAACTCAAGCCCGGCACACATACGTTCCAGCTCCTGATGGGAGACGACGCCCATATGCCGCATGAACCGCCCCTGGTCTCGAAAAAGATCACGATCACCGTGCAGTGATCCTGCACCATGACGCACCCGAAATCCTCCGGGAACACCATGCCGCAGCAGACCGCCGTCGACAAGGCCCTTGCGCTTATCGATGCCGCCAACGGCGCGGATCCGAATCACGAATCCGCCGAGGGAAAGGATTGGCCGAAGGAACTGCTCTATTCTCATCGCATGTCCGATATGCTGCAGCGATTCTGCCCACAATCGGATGACGCCATCAGGCTGGCGGTACGCGCGCAGCACATCCGGCGCTGGACCTCGCCGCGCGACGCCTACCCGATGGATCGCGAAGGCTATCTGCAGTGGCGCAAGGATCTCTACCGTTTCCATGCCGATACCGCGGCCGAACTACTGGCACAGGCCGGTTGCGAATCCGGCACCATCGAGCGCGTCCGCAAGGCTGTCGGAAAGCGCGCGCTCAAGAAAAACGCGGACACCCAGCTGTTGGAAGATGTCACCGCACTCGTTTTCATCGAACACTACATGCTCGATTTCGCCGCCAGGCACCCTGAGTATGACGAGATGAAATGGCACGGCATCATCCGCAAGACCTGGGAGAAGATGTCCGTCGGGGCGCGGGACTTTGCCCTGTCGGGCGGGATCCGTCTGCCCGAGCCGCTCGTGCCGCTGATCCAGCGCGCCATCGCATAGCGGACCCGGAGACAAGCCGCACAGCGTGGATATAGATGTGCTGTGATCCGCCGCCCTGCACCACCTACCGCATACAACGCGCCCGGGACTCCATCCTTCCTGTAGGGGGTTCATCGCATGAGCGAGAATCAATACTTCACCTCCCACCAGAGCGTGCGCGTTCCCCGCATTCTCTATGGAACGGCCTGGAAGAAGGACAGGACACAGGAGCTGGTGAGCCTGGCCCTGCAATGCGGCTTCCGCGGCTTCGACACCGCGGGACAACCCAGGCACTACCACGAGGCCGACGTCGGCGCCGGCCTTCGGGTCGCTCTCGAGGGCGGACTCGCGCGCGCCGACCTGTATCTGCAGACGAAATTCACGCCAATCGGTGGCCAGGATCCGCAACAGATTCCCTACGATCCGTCCGCCCCGCTCGCGGATCAGGTCGCACAGTCCTTCCAATCCTCGTTGCGGAACCTGCAAACGACATATCTCGACTGCCTGCTGCTACACTCCCCGATGCCCGGCGCCCGGCAATTGAGCGAAGTCTGGGGGGCGCTGGAAACGATCGTCGAGACCGGTGGTGCACGCCAGATCGGCATCAGCAACTGTTACGATCCCGCCTATCTGGAGGGACTGTGGCGCTCGGCGCGGGTCCGGCCCGCGGTGGTGCAGAACCGCTTCTATGCCGAGACCCGCTACGACCGCGAGATACGCGCCTTCTGCCGTGATCACGACATCGTCTATCAGAGTTTCTGGACGCTCACGGCAAACCCGCATTTGCTCGCGCATCCCGTACTCAAGGCGTCGGCCCGGAAACACCGGGTCACGCCCGCGCAGATCCTGTTCCGCTGGTTGACGCAGGATGGCGTCGCCCCGCTGACCGGAACCACCGCGGAGCAACACATGCGCGAGGATCTGGCGATATTCGCCTTCAGCCTCAGCGAGGAAGAACGCGCATCGATCGCGACGACTTTGGAATAAGCGGGCTGGCTGCCACCCGTCCTGATCATGATACCAGGCCATGCCGGCGCAGCCGCCGGCCCGGCCGCAACACCGGAGGCACGACATGCTGAACTGGAACGATGTGATCCGATTCGCCGGCCAGGGCAATCCCGATCCGGAGCGACGGGTGAACAAGACCGACGCCGAATGGCGCACGCAGCTCAGTCCGGAGGAATATCATGTCACGCGCGAGAAGGGTACCGAACGCGCCTTCAGCTCGGAGATGTGCGCGTTGTTCGAGCCCGGCCGCTATACCTGCGTCTGCTGCGGCGAGTTGCTGTTCGATGCTCGGGAAAAGTTCGACTCCGGCACCGGCTGGCCGTCCTTCACCCAGCCCATCCGGGAGAATGCCATCGCCTATCATAACGACAGCTCGTACGGCATGCGGCGTATCGAGACTACCTGCAACACCTGCGGCGCCCATCTGGGCCATGTCTTCCCGGACGGCCCGCCACCCGGCGGCCTGCGCTACTGCATGAATGCGCTGGCGCTCAGAAAACTGGAAGATTGACGCAGCCGGGGCAATATCCCGGCGCTGGCGGCCTTAATCGGCAAGCCCCGCGAAAACACGCTGCACATCGTCGTCGGCGTCGATGGCCTCGAGAAAGGCCTCGACCTCCGCGCGTTCGGCGTCTCCCACCGCCACTGGGTTCTTGGCCCGGTAGCCGAGATGGGCGGACTGCACCGTGAAGCCCTGCCCGGGCAGGGCGCGCGAGACTG is part of the Gammaproteobacteria bacterium genome and harbors:
- a CDS encoding DUF4202 domain-containing protein; this encodes MPQQTAVDKALALIDAANGADPNHESAEGKDWPKELLYSHRMSDMLQRFCPQSDDAIRLAVRAQHIRRWTSPRDAYPMDREGYLQWRKDLYRFHADTAAELLAQAGCESGTIERVRKAVGKRALKKNADTQLLEDVTALVFIEHYMLDFAARHPEYDEMKWHGIIRKTWEKMSVGARDFALSGGIRLPEPLVPLIQRAIA
- the msrB gene encoding peptide-methionine (R)-S-oxide reductase MsrB; this translates as MLNWNDVIRFAGQGNPDPERRVNKTDAEWRTQLSPEEYHVTREKGTERAFSSEMCALFEPGRYTCVCCGELLFDAREKFDSGTGWPSFTQPIRENAIAYHNDSSYGMRRIETTCNTCGAHLGHVFPDGPPPGGLRYCMNALALRKLED
- a CDS encoding NAD(P)H-dependent oxidoreductase — encoded protein: MTTITGISGSLRAGSYNAALLRAAARLMPAESRLDIASIKGIPLYDGDIEATEGIPAPVAALKERVVAGDGLLLVTPEYNHSIPGVFKNAIDWLSRPSSDIPRVFNGRPVAIIGASPGGFGTILSQNAWLPVIRTLGMRPWYGARLLVSHAAGVFNETGDMIDDKMREQLRKFMQEFVAFVRS
- a CDS encoding LysR family transcriptional regulator; amino-acid sequence: MSNNQQITDRSTLPDLNDLYLFAQVVELGSFTAASRVAGLTTSRISRRIADLEERLGIRLLHRTTRKLALTPIGEQYYQHCRTIVSEAEAAAEVVEQVQAVPRGRVRVTCPALTAQSELGPIITEFMQRYPEVQLSLLATDRMVNLIDEGIDVAIRFRIQPLEDSSLVARTLGQSRTYLVAQPAFLDRHGRPGQPGDLARFASVAKSRHDTGYAWNLTNAAGETAVVPYRPRLDSTDWLVLRQAVLDGLGIGAIPDELCQQDIEAGRLEIVLPDWHPPGDSLHIVYISRRGLLPAVRTFIDHAAERLAELCDQ
- a CDS encoding DUF4399 domain-containing protein; this encodes MKSRVVIALLAVGSLSLIGTLAWGATPAPAGAEVYIISPEDGATVTSPVTVRFGARGVGVAPAGVARENTGHHHLVIDSDLPPLDQPIPKDDRHIHFGGGQTETRIELKPGTHTFQLLMGDDAHMPHEPPLVSKKITITVQ
- a CDS encoding SRPBCC family protein — its product is MLKKIALAIGVLIVIILVYAATRPDSFRVERSAVIGAPPEEIFTHLEDLHQWAAWSPWERKDPAMKRTHSGAARGTGAVYAWDGNDDVGQGSMEIIETVPPSRLVIRLDFIKPFEAHNIVEFALRPEGGSTNVVWSIHGPSPYVSKLMGLFFDMDALIGKDFEDGLARLKTLAEA
- a CDS encoding DHA2 family efflux MFS transporter permease subunit — its product is MTDILDNRKRWWALVVLCLGDLMIVLDMTIVNVALPSIREHLAFSETTLVWVVNAYLLTFGGFLLLGGRLGDLFGYRRLFLGGIVFFTLASLACGLAGSQQMLIAARAIQGLGGAVVSAVALSLIISLFTEPDARAKAMGVFGFVMAGGGSIGVLLGGILTDAFDWHWIFLVNIPVGLLVFVLCLLLIPADRATAAGARLDIAGAVTVTAALMLAVYAVVNGNEAGWLSVRTLGMFAVAALLLSLFLWIEARVQSPLMPLGLFRLRNVATANLVGVLWAAAMFAWFFVSALYMQLVLGYSPLQVGLAFLPANLIMAAFSLGLSAKMVLRFGIRLPLAAGLLVATFGLVLFAFAPVGGEFLIHVLPGMLLLGLGAGMAFNPMLFAAMNDVPPDEAGLASGVVNTAFMMGGALGLAVLVSLSAARTENLLATGRDALTALNGGYQLAFAVGAVFAAMAAVIGLILLRAGVKGAAREAAIETV
- a CDS encoding aldo/keto reductase, with the protein product MSENQYFTSHQSVRVPRILYGTAWKKDRTQELVSLALQCGFRGFDTAGQPRHYHEADVGAGLRVALEGGLARADLYLQTKFTPIGGQDPQQIPYDPSAPLADQVAQSFQSSLRNLQTTYLDCLLLHSPMPGARQLSEVWGALETIVETGGARQIGISNCYDPAYLEGLWRSARVRPAVVQNRFYAETRYDREIRAFCRDHDIVYQSFWTLTANPHLLAHPVLKASARKHRVTPAQILFRWLTQDGVAPLTGTTAEQHMREDLAIFAFSLSEEERASIATTLE